A region from the Aegilops tauschii subsp. strangulata cultivar AL8/78 chromosome 5, Aet v6.0, whole genome shotgun sequence genome encodes:
- the LOC109733255 gene encoding uncharacterized protein → MHFCWREAEAEAYKWPLLHQPIFLLGTIQRAAMAMPGLLPKLLPPSIISQRRWLSHRRPPPVHHATTRIRSSSDSSTTTTPATTTTSPAAVKLTYLEFNGWLWELPGGFRVLVDPILVGNLDFGIPWLFDAAKKTLPKSRLEPDGLLAGAGVDLLLITQSLDDHCHLRTLTELAAVRPGLPVVATPNARPILSALPFTHVTYLEPGQSTAAAAAAATVLATAGPVLGPPWQRPENGYIVTAAAGGKNTSVYYEPHCVYDAGFLRDRALRADVLITPVVKQLLPADFTLVSGQEDAVELARLLRPTYVVPMSNGEFDAKGILAALVSTRGTIQAFRAMLADALPDAKVVEPTPGVPLHLRFDDNDNNNNSSTSSSSSS, encoded by the coding sequence ATGCATTTTTGTTggagggaggcggaggcggaggcgtaCAAGTGGCCTTTGCTACACCAACCAATCTTCTTGTTGGGGACGATCCAGAGAGCAGCCATGGCCATGCCCGGCCTCCTCCCCAAGCTCCTCCCTCCATCCATCATCTCTCAACGACGGTGGTTATCTCACCGCCGGCCACCGCCAGTCCACCACGCCACCACCAGAATCAGAAGCAGCAGCgactcctccaccaccaccacacccgCGACAACGACGACGTCTCCGGCGGCGGTGAAGCTCACCTACCTCGAGTTCAACGGCTGGCTGTGGGAGCTGCCCGGCGGCTTCCGCGTCCTCGTCGACCCCATCCTCGTCGGCAACCTCGACTTCGGCATCCCATGGCTCTTCGACGCCGCCAAGAAGACCCTCCCCAAGTCCCGGCTAGAGCCGGACGGCCTCCTCGCCGGCGCCGGCGTCGACCTGCTGCTCATCACCCAGAGCCTCGACGACCACTGTCACCTCCGCACCCTCACCGAGCTCGCCGCCGTCCGCCCCGGCCTCCCCGTCGTCGCCACGCCCAACGCGCGCCCCATCCTCTCCGCCCTCCCCTTCACCCACGTCACCTACCTCGAGCCCGGCCagtccaccgccgccgccgccgccgccgccaccgtgcTCGCCACCGCCGGCCCCGTGCTCGGCCCGCCGTGGCAGCGCCCCGAGAACGGCTACAtcgtcaccgccgccgccgggggCAAAAACACCAGCGTCTACTACGAGCCGCACTGCGTGTACGACGCCGGGTTCCTGCGGGACAGGGCGCTGCGCGCCGACGTGCTCATCACGCCCGTCGTCAAGCAGCTCCTCCCGGCCGACTTCACCCTCGTCTCCGGGCAGGAGGACGCCGTGGAGCTCGCCAGGCTGCTCCGCCCCACCTACGTCGTGCCCATGAGCAACGGCGAGTTCGACGCCAAGGGGATCCTCGCCGCCCTCGTCTCCACCCGGGGCACCATCCAGGCCTTCAGGGCCATGCTCGCCGACGCGCTCCCCGACGCAAAGGTCGTCGAGCCCACCCCCGGCGTGCCGCTCCACCTCCGCTTCGACgacaacgacaacaacaacaattcatcaacatcatcatcatcatcatcgtag
- the LOC109733254 gene encoding F-box/kelch-repeat protein At1g57790 — translation MADTYPYRAGEGKQIGTGMLDRAKRSTPPAAAERSAKKPCCHRDPSGGGVPEISSLLSSLSVAKRHSPAAHDHAPLNKRPRYDHHHDLDARMRGLEISCETTDMEQEQGPDWAGFLPELLALVCGRLPLADVPRFGAVCRHWRSCAFPVYPADAAPVLLSATLTAAGAVRCYSPHLHKTFVLAAPPLPEGGRVFSAGAGGWVMVKTPGRTVVFANLLDGSVHETPEREGDDRGFMSCAPRRHDGVDNGRNNNTGNPPNDCCFDVFAVFSGMVTVRVESWGGGGGGWKSVEEQSEFRMSCCCSPVMHKGMLYCLGQEGALGVYDPGEATWSVLPKPAGFGPELAYKNCHLVGSRSELLAVLTGSNGARPIYVLRLDEAKMAWKRVKSLDGQSLFTGTTSSVAVAKPVVESMADKVYLPRLYGRPQVIQAELAASDGRLFFVAKAAEQEQQGPVMALGGGDHGGPWCYDMESDSGGQFLGSKALLQSFWVHLGHAAPPSPSPSPDEDEDEDEDEDEDGMVID, via the exons ATGGCGGATACATACCCATACCGAGCAGGGGAGGGGAAGCAGATCGGGACCGGGATGCTGGATCGGGCCAAGAGGTCGACGCCGCCGGCAGCCGCCGAGAGGAGCGCCAAGAAGCCCTGCTGCCACCgcgacccaagcggcggcggcgtgccggagatctcctccctcctctcctcgcTCTCCGTCGCCAAGCGCCACTCCCCGGCCGCCCACGACCACGCCCCCCTCAACAAGCGGCCCCGTTACGACCACCACCATGACCTCGACGCCCGGATGCGAG GACTGGAGATCAGCTGCGAGACGACGGACATGGAGCAGGAGCAGGGGCCGGACTGGGCGGGCTTCCTGCCGGAGCTGCTGGCCCTCGTCTGCGGCCGGCTCCCTCTCGCCGACGTGCCCCGGTTCGGCGCCGTCTGCAGGCACTGGCGGTCGTGCGCGTTCCCGGTGTACCCGGCTGACGCCGCGCCCGTGCTGCTCAGCGCCACGCTcaccgccgccggcgccgtccGCTGCTACAGCCCCCACCTGCACAAGACGTTCGTCCTCGCCGCGCCTCCCCTGCCCGAGGGCGGCAGGGTCTTCTCGGCGGGCGCCGGCGGGTGGGTCATGGTCAAGACGCCGGGCAGGACCGTCGTGTTCGCCAACCTCCTGGACGGGTCCGTGCACGAGACGCCCGAGCGGGAGGGCGACGATCGGGGGTTCATGAGCTGCGCGCCGCGCCGCCACGACGGCGTTGACAATGGCCGCAACAACAACACCGGCAACCCTCCCAACGACTGCTGCTTCGACGTGTTCGCCGTCTTCTCCGGTATGGTTACCGTCAGGGTCGAGAGctggggaggcggcggcggcggctggaagAGCGTGGAGGAGCAGAGCGAGTTCAGAATGTCCTGCTGCTGCAGCCCGGTGATGCACAAGGGGATGCTCTACTGCCTTGGACAGGAGGGCGCTCTAGGGGTCTACGATCCCGGCGAGGCGACATGGAGCGTGCTCCCCAAGCCCGCCGGCTTCGGCCCGGAGCTCGCCTACAAGAATTGCCACCTCGTCGGCTCGCGCTCGGAGCTGCTCGCCGTCCTGACGGGCAGCAACGGAGCTCGGCCCATCTACGTGCTGAGGCTCGACGAGGCCAAGATGGCATGGAAGAGGGTCAAGTCATTGGACGGCCAGTCCCTTTTCACCGGAACAACATCGTCGGTGGCGGTGGCAAAGCCGGTCGTCGAATCCATGGCGGACAAGGTGTACCTTCCCAGGCTCTATGGCCGGCCGCAGGTGATCCAGGCGGAGCTCGCCGCCTCCGACGGCCGCCTCTTCTTCGTCGCCAAGGCGGCAGAGCAGGAGCAACAGGGACCGGTTATGGCGTTGGGCGGTGGGGATCACGGCGGCCCCTGGTGCTACGACATGGAGTCGGACTCCGGCGGGCAATTCCTGGGCTCCAAGGCCCTGCTGCAGTCCTTTTGGGTTCATCTCGGCCACGCCGcgccgccctcgccctcgccctcgccggatgaggatgaggatgaggatgaggatgaggatgaggatggaATGGTTATAGACTGA
- the LOC109733256 gene encoding casein kinase 1-like protein HD16: MADSGGVSANNAAAGNDDEEGNTAPFPETVQIGGSPEYRVERKLGKGGFGHVFVGRRLTGGNGRGAGAQEVAIKFEHNTSKGCNYGPPYEWHVYSALGGTHGVPKVHYKGRQGDYYVMIMDMLGPSLWDSWNSAGQTMPSEMVACIAAEAISILESMHSKGYVHGDVKPENFLLGQPGTPQEKKLFLVDLGLATKWKDPATQQHVDYDQRPDAFRGTVRYASAHAHLGRTASRRDDLESLAYTLVFLHRGRLPWQGYQGDNKSFLVCKRKMSTSPDILCGLCPQPFKLFLETVVNMKFDEEPNYSKLISLFDVLIGPNPSIRPINTDGAQKVGQKRSRLINDDDDSNARKKIRLGVPATQWISVYNSRSPMKQRYHYNVADNRLAPHVEKGNEDGLLISSISSCVDLWAIIMDAGTGFTDQVYELSPHFLHKDWIMEQWEKNFYISSVAGANIGSSLVVMSKGTPYTQQSYKVSDSFPFKWINKKWKEGFYVTSMATSGSRWAIVMSRNAGFTDQVVELDFLYPSEGVHRRWDNGYRITAMAATMDQSALILSMPRRRPRDETQETLRTSQFPSAHVKDKWAKNLYLAGICYGRTVA, translated from the exons ATGGCGGACAGCGGCGGGGTCAGCGCCAACAACGCCGCCGCCGGCAACGACGACGAGGAGGGCAACACCGCCCCGTTCCCCGAGACG GTCCAGATAGGAGGATCTCCCGAGTACAGGGTCGAGAGGAAGCTCGGCAAAGGTGGCTTTGGCCACGTCTTTGTCGGCCGCCGCCTAACCGGTGGCAACGGCCGGGGCGCCGGTGCTCAGGAG GTTGCAATAAAATTTGAGCACAACACCAGCAAGGGGTGCAACTACGGCCCTCCATACGAGTGGCATGTCTATTC TGCTCTTGGAGGTACTCATGGTGTGCCCAAGGTGCATTATAAAGGCCGTCAGGGTGACTACTATGTCATG ATCATGGATATGCTGGGGCCTAGCTTGTGGGATTCCTGGAATTCAGCAGGGCAGAC CATGCCATCAGAAATGGTAGCTTGTATTGCTGCAGAGGCCATTTCTATCCTGGAAAGCATGCATTCTAAAGG ATATGTACATGGAGATGTCAAACCTGAGAATTTTCTTCTCGGTCAGCCTGGAACTCCTCAAGAAAAGAAACTTTTTCTTGTAGATCTTGGATTAG CAACAAAGTGGAAAGATCCTGCTACTCAACAGCATGTTGATTATGATCAACGTCCGGATGCCTTCAG AGGAACAGTCAGGTATGCTAGTGCCCATGCGCATTTAGGAAGAACTGCAAGCAGGAGAGATGACTTGGAATCACTGGCTTATACACTAGTATTTCTCCATCGAGGCAGGTTGCCATGGCAAGGATACCAG GGTGATAATAAATCATTTCTGGTGTGCAAGAGAAAGATGAGTACGTCACCTGATATCCTTTGCGGCCTCTGTCCTCAACCTTTTAAGCTATTTCTTGAGACTGTAGTCAACATGAAGTTTGATGAGGAACCAAACTACTCCAAGTTGATTTCTTTGTTCGATGTTCTAATTGGACCAAACCCTTCCATCAGACCAATCAATACCGATGGAGCCCAAAAG GTAGGGCAGAAGCGTTCTAGGCTGATTAATGACGACGACGATAGCAATGCAAGAAAGAAGATTCGCCTGGGTGTTCCAGCAACACAGTGGATTTCAGTGTATAATTCTAGATCACCCATGAAACAGAG GTACCACTACAATGTGGCTGACAATAGGTTAGCGCCACACGTGGAGAAAGGAAATGAGGATGGTCTGCTGATAAGCTCAATATCATCATGTGTTGATCTTTGGGCAATCATTATGGATGCTGGAACTGGCTTCACGGATCAAGTCTATGAGCTGTCTCCACATTTCCTTCACAAG GACTGGATTATGGAACAATGGGAGAAAAATTTCTACATCAGTTCTGTTGCTGGCGCGAATATTGGAAGCTCTCTTGTAGTGATGTCCAAAG GCACACCATACACGCAGCAGTCCTACAAGGTGAGCGATTCCTTCCCGTTTAAATGGATAAACAAGAAGTGGAAGGAAGGCTTCTACGTGACGTCGATGGCGACATCAGGCAGCCGATGGGCCATAGTCATGTCACGCAACGCTGGGTTCACCGACCAG GTGGTGGAGCTGGACTTTCTGTACCCGAGCGAGGGCGTCCACCGGCGGTGGGACAACGGGTACCGGATcacggcgatggcggcgaccatGGACCAGTCGGCCCTGATCCTGAGCATGCCGAGGCGCCGGCCTCGGGACGAGACGCAGGAGACCCTGCGGACGTCGCAGTTCCCCAGCGCGCATGTCAAG GACAAGTGGGCCAAGAACCTCTACCTCGCCGGGATCTGCTACGGGCGAACGGTGGCCTAG